One region of Eupeodes corollae chromosome 1, idEupCoro1.1, whole genome shotgun sequence genomic DNA includes:
- the LOC129939912 gene encoding uncharacterized protein LOC129939912: protein MAAAKIIILCAIISVALSASIPQQEEGVIEASLNEGEVLTRHVRSPDNNQPLRTVEARGEHHGRHGDSASVTYTHPVGKNVDVYGQVSRQFKYNDNSGHVGIRYKF from the exons ATGGCAGCAGCAAAAATTATCATTCTTTGTGCAATTATTTCCGTGGCCTTGAGTGCTTCTATTCCCCAACAAGAAGAAGGAGTTAtc gAAGCTTCATTAAATGAAGGGGAAGTATTAACCAGGCACGTTCGTTCACCTGATAATAATCAACCTTTGAGAACAGTTGAAGCACGCGGTGAGCATCATGGTCGACATGGAGACAGTGCAAGTGTAACCTACACCCACCCTGTTGGTAAAAATGTCGATGTTTACGGTCAAGTTTCTCGACAATTCAAATATAACGACAACAGTGGTCATGTTGGAAttagatataaattttaa